CGATCATATCGGTCCGTTCCACGCAGCCACCCAGCTGGCAGAAGGCATAGGCCTCGCCCCGCATCATGGTGGCCGCCAACAGACCGTTGAAACGTGCCACCTGATTACGCAGCTCCACAAAGAGGTTACTGGCCTTTTCCAGGGTGATGCTGCCCCGTAACCGCTCGTTGTAGGTCATCCAGATATCATTGACCGCCTCCCACATCTCCTTGGAGATCCGGTCCCGGGCCACCCGGGCGTTTTCCCGGAACAGCCGCAGACAGGTGCGGATTGAGTTGTTGTTGGTGCGGCCACCGCAGACAAACTGCAGCACCCGCTGGGTGGTGATGGCATCATCGCCGTACAGCTCGACATATTGGGGCAGAGCAGCGGTTATCTCCAGAACCGGTCGCCATTTTTCCTCTTCACCCATATCCTCTTCCGCCTCCACCAGATAGAGCAGGTTGATCTCCATCAGACGGGCGGTTTCGCCGGCTCTTTCCAGATATCGGGCCATCCAGTACATTGAATCAGCTATGCGGCTTAACATATCAGTAACCTCTTTGCTGCGGCTGCGATAAAAGTCCATCTGCTTCGTTGCAGTCGTCGCAGGCCATTCAACGTAGCGCTGCTACGCCTCACACCCTGCTCCTCCTGCGCCTGGCATCTGGAGCTTTTCTCACAACCGTCTTGTTTATAATCATTCCGTTAACTGATGTGCATAGTTTTCGCAAGGTCAAGGCGGTCGAGGCTTTGGGCGGAGGCGTACATCCAGTACGCCGCACAACCTAAGCTGAAGACCAACGTAGAGATTGCGGAAACTATGTGCCTCTACTCAGCCAGGACCCAGGTGTCTTTGCTTCCACCACCTTGAGAAGAGTTCACCACCAGTGAGCCTTTACGCAAGGCCACCCGCGTCAGTCCGCCAGGCACAACCTGAATATCCTCGCCATAGATCACAAACGGCCGCAGATCCAGGTGGCGGGCCTCCAGCTCACCATCCATGTAACAGATATGCCGTGAGAGGTAGACCACCGGCTGGGCGATGTAGTTGCGGGGATTTTCCAGCACCCGGTCCATAAACTCCTTGCGCAGGGCCGGGGTGGAGGAGGGCCCCATCAGCATGCCGTAGCCGCCGGATTCACTGACCGCCTTGACCACCATCCGCTCCATGTTGTCAAAAACATATTCCCGGTCGGTCGCATTGGTCATCTGGTAGGTGGGTACGTTTTTCAGAATCGGCTGCTGCCCAAGATAGTAACGGATGATGTCCGGCACAAAGGGGTAGACCGCCTTGTCATCGGCAATGCCGCTGCCCGGTGCATTGACGATGGCGACATTGCCTGCCCGCCAGGCATTGATTACCCCGGCAATCCCCAGTGATGAGTCGGAGCGGAAGATCAGCGGATCAAGGTAGTCGTCATCAATCCGGCGGTAGATCACATCCACCCGCTTCAGCCCTTTGGTGGTCTTGAGATAGACGATGTCGTTGATGGTGACCATGTCGCGCCCTTCAGCCAGCTCGATCCCCATCTCCTTGGCCAGGAAGGTGTGCTCAAAATAGGCAGAGTTGTAGATGCCGGGGGTCAGCAATACAATTTCAGCTGTTCCTTTGCCGCGGGGTGAGAGGCAGCGCAAGGCATCCAGCAGCAGTGACGGGTAGTGCTCAACCCGGCGTACCCGGTATTTGTTGAAAAATTCCGGCAGAATGCGCCGTTCAATTACCCGGTTTTCAATCATGTAGGAGACACCGGAGGGGGTACGCAGGTTGTCTTCCAGAATCAGGAAATCACCCTGTTCATCACGGATAATGTCAATGCCGCTGATATGGGTATAGATGCCTCGGGGCGGGACAATGCCAACGATCTCACGCCGGAAGTCCTTGCCCTGGTAGATCAGTTCCGGCGGAATCACACCGTCCTTGATGATTTTCTGTTCGCCGTAGAGGTCTTCCAGAAACAGGTTCAGCGCCTTGACCCGCTGCTTGAGGCCGGATTCAATCCGGCTCCACTCCGGTGCGGTGATGATGCGGGGGATCAGGTCAAAGGGCCAGATCCGCTCGATCCCTTCTTCGCTCTCGCCGTAGACCGTAAAGGTGACCCCTTCGGTCTGCAGTGCCAGCTGGGATTCGTGATCTTTGGTCTCCAGTGCATTGTTGCCGGTGGCGCGGATATGATCCCAGAGCAGGCGGTAATGGTCACGGGGACTGAAGTCGTCGGCATAAAACTCGTGGTAGGACGTCTTGGGCCCGGAGCTGGCGGGGCTGGAGAGTGGCGGCATGTACAACCTCCTACATTAAACCGGATCTGCAGGCTATGCAGCGCTGCATAACCTGTTGCAGAAGTAAAGCATAGGCTGTGCCAAGGCGTGAGTGTCTGAAATTGCTTAGAGAATGTGCGCTATAGATGGAAGGGGGTTGTTGGAGATGCCTGTCTACTCACCAGTTTTGTTTTTGGAGTGTATAAATAACAAGCAAATCCAGCGGCTGGCCGATATCGGACAGCCGCTGGCTGGTTAAATGCTAAGGTTACAACCTGATGTGTGCTAGCGCATCAACTCAAAGTCACGATCTTCACAGGTCTCATCCTTGATGTCGATGAACTTGTTGCAGATCTCGGTCAGCATGTTGACGGCACCCTGGTAACCGATGATCGGGTAGCGATGCTTGTTGACCCGATCAAAAATCGGGAAGCCGAAGCGGAACAGCGGGATCTTGGCATCACGGGCGGCAAACTTGCCGTGGCTGTCGCCGATGATGGCATCGACCGGATCGGTCATCAGCAGTGAACGCAGATGCCAGAGATCCTTGTTCATGTAAATCTTGCAGCCTTTACCAAACTCGGAACCGTCAAGAAGTGCCTGCAGCTCTTTTTCAAGCTTCTTGGAACCACGGCTGCAGAGGATGTGGTGTGGATGGGCGCCCATTTCCAGCAGGAAGGAGACATAGCCCAGCAGGTAGTCCGGATCACCGTAGACGGCAAACTTCTTGCCATGAATATACTGATGTGCGTCAGTGATGGCATCTACGGCACGCCCACGCTCGTTTTTCAGTGAAGCAGGCACTTCCTTGCCGAACAGCTCAGCCACTTTCATGATAAAGGCATCGGTCTTTTCAATACCCATCGGCATCGGCATGCTGACATGCTTACCGGAGTAGTTGTCCTTGATAAAGCTGAAGGTCTTGGGTGTTGCGTAGGGCCCCAGGGTTATCGTTGCCTTGCCGTTGATGGAGTCTGCAGCATCCTCCAGCTTGGTGCCACCGGCGTAAATATGGTAGTGACCATCACACGGTGAATCAAAGCTGTCGCTGATATCT
Above is a window of Trichlorobacter lovleyi SZ DNA encoding:
- a CDS encoding alpha-E domain-containing protein; the encoded protein is MLSRIADSMYWMARYLERAGETARLMEINLLYLVEAEEDMGEEEKWRPVLEITAALPQYVELYGDDAITTQRVLQFVCGGRTNNNSIRTCLRLFRENARVARDRISKEMWEAVNDIWMTYNERLRGSITLEKASNLFVELRNQVARFNGLLAATMMRGEAYAFCQLGGCVERTDMIARILDVKYHIILPDIHLVGSALDYYQWAALLKSLSGFEAFRRTNQSGFEPKAVVDFAVFEHDFPRSLVFSVDRAGAALANIGLEGKEKTAAAFAALQSLLASSNGETVFTNGLHEFLEQVLSLLAGFHNALAEEFFQ
- a CDS encoding circularly permuted type 2 ATP-grasp protein encodes the protein MPPLSSPASSGPKTSYHEFYADDFSPRDHYRLLWDHIRATGNNALETKDHESQLALQTEGVTFTVYGESEEGIERIWPFDLIPRIITAPEWSRIESGLKQRVKALNLFLEDLYGEQKIIKDGVIPPELIYQGKDFRREIVGIVPPRGIYTHISGIDIIRDEQGDFLILEDNLRTPSGVSYMIENRVIERRILPEFFNKYRVRRVEHYPSLLLDALRCLSPRGKGTAEIVLLTPGIYNSAYFEHTFLAKEMGIELAEGRDMVTINDIVYLKTTKGLKRVDVIYRRIDDDYLDPLIFRSDSSLGIAGVINAWRAGNVAIVNAPGSGIADDKAVYPFVPDIIRYYLGQQPILKNVPTYQMTNATDREYVFDNMERMVVKAVSESGGYGMLMGPSSTPALRKEFMDRVLENPRNYIAQPVVYLSRHICYMDGELEARHLDLRPFVIYGEDIQVVPGGLTRVALRKGSLVVNSSQGGGSKDTWVLAE
- the nifK gene encoding nitrogenase molybdenum-iron protein subunit beta, whose amino-acid sequence is MSNLLGLEVKKIVETTPEEVDRVQNWINTEEYREKNFARQALVINPAHACQPLGAQLAAHGFEGTLPFVHGSQGCASYYRSTLNRHFREPAPAVSDAMTEDGAVFGGQNNLHEGLENAVALYKPKMIAVFTSCMPEVIGDDLTAFIKNARQKGHVPKDMPVPYANTPSFNGTHIHGYDSMLVSILQNLTEGKQIEGRCTGKLNLIAGCDFNTGDYREYKRILTEFGIPHTVLADISDSFDSPCDGHYHIYAGGTKLEDAADSINGKATITLGPYATPKTFSFIKDNYSGKHVSMPMPMGIEKTDAFIMKVAELFGKEVPASLKNERGRAVDAITDAHQYIHGKKFAVYGDPDYLLGYVSFLLEMGAHPHHILCSRGSKKLEKELQALLDGSEFGKGCKIYMNKDLWHLRSLLMTDPVDAIIGDSHGKFAARDAKIPLFRFGFPIFDRVNKHRYPIIGYQGAVNMLTEICNKFIDIKDETCEDRDFELMR